From the genome of Treponema denticola:
TGTATTAGAGGTTTTATGGGTGTGTAACAAGGGGCAGAATAAGGAAAATCTTTAAGTAAATCAACTTGCTTAATAATTTCATGCAGTAAATTCTCGGCAGCTTTTTGATTTTGTAAGGAGTGAGCAATATAACCTATAATTTCTTTTAAATCATCAAGAGCTGACGGCAGATATTCAATTTTATACATTATTCACTAATAAGCTTTTGAATTTCTTCAAATACATCTTTTGATGAAAAACGTTTTCCTGTTAAAGAAGCTTGTTTTTCAGCTTCCTGTAATTTAGAATAAATATCGCTTTCAAATCTCATATCTTCAAAAGTTTCCATACTCATTACAACCATATCACCGTAGCCATTTTTAGTTAAAAATACCGGTTGTTGACTTTGATGTACAATCTTTGAAATATCGGCAAAATTATTACGCAGATCTGAAACAGGCCGTATTGTATTCATAGCAAACCTCCC
Proteins encoded in this window:
- a CDS encoding type II toxin-antitoxin system Phd/YefM family antitoxin gives rise to the protein MNTIRPVSDLRNNFADISKIVHQSQQPVFLTKNGYGDMVVMSMETFEDMRFESDIYSKLQEAEKQASLTGKRFSSKDVFEEIQKLISE
- a CDS encoding type II toxin-antitoxin system RelE/ParE family toxin, which encodes MYKIEYLPSALDDLKEIIGYIAHSLQNQKAAENLLHEIIKQVDLLKDFPYSAPCYTPIKPLIHEYRKLLVKNYFIFYWVHEKEKTITIARVIYARRNIGNLLEKNGKDL